A window of Tursiops truncatus isolate mTurTru1 chromosome 8, mTurTru1.mat.Y, whole genome shotgun sequence contains these coding sequences:
- the HNRNPUL2 gene encoding heterogeneous nuclear ribonucleoprotein U-like protein 2 produces MEVKRLKVTELRSELQRRGLDSRGLKVDLAQRLQEALDAEMLEDEAGGGGAGPGGACKAEPRPVAASGGGPGGDEEEDEEEEEEDEEALLEDEDEEPPPAEASGQAAQPPPEPPEAAAVEAAAEPDASEKPAEEATAESGGVNGGEEQGTDKGEEDEPEDRSGDETPGSEAPGDKAAEEQGDDQDSEKSKPAGSDGERRGVKRQRDEKDEHGRAYYEFREEAYHSRSKSPPPPEEEAKDEEEDQTLVNLDTYTSDLHFQVSKDRYGGQPLFSEKFPTLWSGARSTYGVTKGKVCFEAKVTQNLPMKEGCTEVSLLRVGWSVDFSHPQLGEDEFSYGFDGRGLKAENGQFEEFGQTFGESDVIGCFANFEAEEVELSFSKNGEDLGVAFRINKESLADRALLPHVLCKNCVVELNFGQKEEPFFPPPEDFVFIHAVPVEERVRTAVPPKTIEECEVILMVGLPGSGKTQWALKYAKENPEKRYNVLGAETVLNQMRMKGLEEPQMDPKSRDLLVQQASQCLSKLVQIASRTKRNFILDQCNVYNSGQRRKLLLFKTFSRKVVVVVPNEEDWKKRLELRKEVEGDDVPESIMLEMKANFSLPEKCDYMDEVTYGELEKEEAQPIVTKYREEARKLLPPSEKRTNRRNNRNKRNRQNRSRGQGYVGGQRRGYDNRAYGQQYWGQSGNRGGYRNFYDRYRGDYDRFYGRDYEYNRYRDYYRQYSRDWQNYYYHHPQDRDRYYRNYYGYQGYR; encoded by the exons atGGAGGTGAAGCGGCTGAAAGTGACCGAGCTGCGGTCGGAGCTGCAGCGGCGCGGCCTGGACTCGCGCGGCCTCAAGGTGGATCTGGCGCAGCGGCTGCAGGAGGCGCTGGACGCCGAGATGCTCGAGGACGAGGCCGGCGGTGGCGGGGCCGGGCCCGGCGGGGCCTGCAAGGCGGAGCCTCGGCCTGTGGCCGCGTCGGGCGGCGGCCCGGGCGGGGACGAGGAGGAGGacgaagaggaggaggaggaggacgaggaggcgCTGCTTGAGGACGAAGACGAAGAGCCACCCCCTGCCGAGGCCTCGGGCCAGGCCGCACAGCCGCCGCCGGAGCCCCCGGAGGCGGCAGCCGTGGAGGCCGCGGCCGAGCCCGATGCTTCCGAGAAACCAGCGGAGGAGGCCACAGCCGAGTCAGGTGGGGTGAACGGTGGCGAAGAGCAGGGCACCGACAAGGGGGAGGAAGATGAGCCGGAGGATCGGAGCGGAGACGAGACGCCGGGATCCGAGGCGCCGGGTGACAAGGCCGCAGAGGAACAGG GAGATGACCAAGATAGTGAAAAGTCAAAACCGGCAGGCTCAGATGGTGAGCGGCGGGGGGTAAAGAGACAGCGGGATGAGAAGGATGAACATGGCCGAGCTTACTATGAATTCCGAGAGGAGGCTTACCACAGCCG TTCAAAGTCTCCACCACCCCCGGAAGAAGAGGCAAAAGATGAGGAAGAGGATCAGACTCTTGTGAACCTGGACACGT ATACCTCGGATCTCCATTTTCAAGTGAGCAAAGACCGCTATGGAGGGCAGCCGCTTTTCTCAGAGAAGTTCCCCACCCTTTGGTCCGGGGCAAGAAGTACTTATGGAGTGACAAAGGGGAAAGTCTGCTTTGAGGCCAAG GTAACCCAGAATCTCCCAATGAAAGAAGGCTGCACAGAGGTTTCTCTCCTTCGAGTTGGATGGTCTGTTGATTTTTCCCATCCGCAGCTTG GTGAGGATGAATTCTCGTATGGTTTCGATGGACGAGGACTCAAGGCAGAGAATGGGCAGTTTGAGGAATTTGGCCAGACTTTTGGGGAGAGTGATGTCATTGGCTGCTTTGCT AATTTTGAGGCTGAAGAAGTAGAACTTTCCTTTTCCAAGAATGGAGAAGACCTTGGCGTGGCATTCCGTATCAACAAGGAATCCCTGGCTGACCGGGCCCTCctaccccatgtcctctgcaaaaATTGTGTTGTAGAATTAAATTTTGGTCAGAAGGAGGAGCCCTTCTTCCCACCGCCAGAAGACTTTGTGTTCATCCATGCCGTGCCTGTGGAGGAGCGCGTGCGCACTGCGGTCCCTCCCAAGACCATAGAGGAGTGTGAG gtgattctgatggtGGGACTGCCTGGATCTGGAAAGACCCAGTGGGCACTGAAATACGCAAAAGAAAACCCTGAGAAAAGATACAATGTCCTGGGAGCTGAGACTGTGCTCAATCAAATGAGG ATGAAGGGGCTCGAGGAGCCACAGATGGACCCCAAAAGCCGAGACCTTTTAGTTCAGCAAGCCTCCCAGTGCCTTAGTAAGCTGGTCCAGATTGCTTCCCGGACAAAGAGGAACTTCATTCTTGATCAG TGTAACGTGTACAACTCTGGCCAACGGCGGAAGCTATTGCTGTTTAAGACTTTCTCTCGGAAAGTGGTGGTGGTCGTCCCTAATGAGGAGGACTGGAAGAAGAGGCTGGAGCTAAGGAAGGAAGTGGAGGGAGATGATGTGCCTGAGTCTATAATGCTGGAGATGAAAG CCaacttctctctgcctgaaaaaTGCGACTATATGGATGAGGTGACATACggggagctggagaaggaggaagCTCAGCCCATTGTCACTAAGTACAGGGAGGAGGCAAGGAAGCTGCTGCCGCCCTCCGAGAAGCGGACAAACCGCCGAAACAATCGAAACAAGCGAAACCGGCAGAACCGAAGCAGAGGCCAAGGCTACG TGGGCGGGCAGCGCCGAGGCTACGACAACCGGGCCTACGGGCAGCAGTACTGGGGGCAGTCTGGAAACAGAGGG gGTTACCGTAACTTCTACGATCGATACAGGGGAGACTACGATCGGTTCTATGGGCGAGATTATGAGTACAACAGATACAGAGACTATTACAGACAATACAGTCGGGAT TGGCAGAATTACTACTACCACCATCCCCAGGACAGAGACCGATACTACAGGAACTACTACGGTTACCAAGGGTATCGGTGA
- the TTC9C gene encoding tetratricopeptide repeat protein 9C isoform X2, with product MEKRLQEAQLYKEKGNQCYREGKYRDAVSGYHRALLQLRGLDPSLPSPIPNLGPQGPALTPEQENVLRTTQTDCYNNLAACLLQMEPVNYERVKEYSQKVLERQPDNAKALYRAGVAFFHLQDYDQARHYLMAAVNRQPKGKKNIVKRMTDSFLCWWFSTENCLPFCILA from the exons ATGGAGAAGCGCCTGCAGGAGGCCCAGCTGTACAAGGAGAAAGGGAACCAATGTTACCGGGAAGGGAAGTACCGAGATGCTGTGAGTGGGTACCATCGAGCTCTGCTGCAGCTGCGGGGTCTGGATCCAAGTCTGCCCTCCCCGATACCTAATCTGGGACCCCAGGGCCCGGCCCTCACACCTGAACAAGAAAACGTACTGCGCACCACCCAGACAGACTGCTACAACAACCTAGCTG CCTGTCTTCTTCAGATGGAGCCAGTAAACTACGAACGGGTGAAAGAATACAGTCAGAAAGTCCTAGAGCGACAGCCTGATAATGCCAAGGCCTTGTATCGGGCTGGAGTGGCCTTTTTCCACCTGCAGGACTATGACCAGGCTCGGCATTACCTCATGGCCGCTGTCAACAGGCAACCAAAAG GGAAAAAGAATATTGTGAAGAGAATGACAGACTCATTCCTGTGTTGGTGGTTCAGCACTGAAAATTGTCTCCCGTTTTGCATTCTGGCTTAG
- the TTC9C gene encoding tetratricopeptide repeat protein 9C isoform X1: MEKRLQEAQLYKEKGNQCYREGKYRDAVSGYHRALLQLRGLDPSLPSPIPNLGPQGPALTPEQENVLRTTQTDCYNNLAACLLQMEPVNYERVKEYSQKVLERQPDNAKALYRAGVAFFHLQDYDQARHYLMAAVNRQPKDASVRRYLQLTQSELSSYHRKEKQLYLGMFG; this comes from the exons ATGGAGAAGCGCCTGCAGGAGGCCCAGCTGTACAAGGAGAAAGGGAACCAATGTTACCGGGAAGGGAAGTACCGAGATGCTGTGAGTGGGTACCATCGAGCTCTGCTGCAGCTGCGGGGTCTGGATCCAAGTCTGCCCTCCCCGATACCTAATCTGGGACCCCAGGGCCCGGCCCTCACACCTGAACAAGAAAACGTACTGCGCACCACCCAGACAGACTGCTACAACAACCTAGCTG CCTGTCTTCTTCAGATGGAGCCAGTAAACTACGAACGGGTGAAAGAATACAGTCAGAAAGTCCTAGAGCGACAGCCTGATAATGCCAAGGCCTTGTATCGGGCTGGAGTGGCCTTTTTCCACCTGCAGGACTATGACCAGGCTCGGCATTACCTCATGGCCGCTGTCAACAGGCAACCAAAAG ACGCCAGTGTCCGGCGGTACCTTCAGCTAACGCAGTCGGAACTCAGCAGCTACCATCGGAAAGAGAAGCAGCTCTACCTGGGCATGTTTGGTTAG